GCGCCGTGCCGGTCATCCCCTGCATGTACGCCGTGCCGTACGTGAAGCTCAGGCCGTCCTCGATGAGCTTCGTCACGCCGGCGTGGAAGAACCACCAGCCGGTGATGACGCGCAGGAGCGCGATCCAGTACGCCGCGAGCGGCCCGCCGACCTCGAAGCCGAAGTCCTCGGCCAACGGGTTCGTTTCCGAGTATGCCATGGGTCTCACCTCACAGATGAGGATCGGACGGCTATCCCGGTATAAACGACACCTGGTTCCCAATCGCTGAAAGCCGACGAAAGTCGGCGCGAGCGTTGCCGTACTACCCGATCGTTGATCGACGATCGGCGGTCAGAATCCGGCCGCGCGCAGCGCCGCGTTCCCGTTTCCTGCGTCGTCGTCGCCGTTCGCCTCGTCGCCCTCGTTCGACTCGAACTCGTGGTCGAGCTCCGACTCGTCGTCGCCGGCCTCGATCTCGACCGTCAACTCGGTCGCGTTCGCGTCGACCGCGAAGGTGACCGATCCGTTCGCGTCGGTGCTGTACGTCTCAGTCGTCTCCTCGCCGTCGATCTCCTGTGTGACTTCGACAGTGGCGTCCTCGACGGCCGAGCCGTTACGCGTCGCCTCGACGGTCGCGTTCTCGCCCGCGGAGACGTTCCCCACGAACGCGGCGTTCAGCTCGGCGGACTCGGATCCCTCCTCGCCCTCATCGGAGTCGTCCTCCTCGGTCTCGAACTCGCGTTCGAGTTCCGCCTCGCCGTCGTCGCCGGCGGTCGCCTCGGCGCTCAGTTCGGTCGCGTTGGCGTCGACCGCGAAGGTGACTCTTCCGTTGGCGTCGGTACTGTACGTCTCAGTCGTCTCCTCGCCGTCGATCTCCTGGGTGACTTCGACCGTAGCGTTCTCGACGGCCGATCCGTTACGCGTCACCTCGACGGTCGCGTTCTCGCCCGCGGAGACGTTCCCCACGAACGTTGCGTTCAGGGCCGGCAGCTCCGTCTCCTCGTCGCCGTCGTCCGAGTCCGTCTCGTCGACGTCCTCGATGGGCACCTCGTCGCCGGTGCCGGACTCGCCCACGACGGGCTTGAGGATGTACTTCCCCGAGTTCCCGGCCTTGAACACCGACATGTCGTAGACGAAGTCCACTTCCTCGCCGTCGCCGACGGTGAACTCCTTGTTCAACTGGAGCTTGTTCGACGGCAGCTTCACGTTCGCGGAGTCGCCGTTCTCCAGCGTCGCGTCGATGCCGTCGACGTAGACGAACACCTTGGTGTAGGTGCCGTTCTCGACGCCGAAGGTGCCGAGCCTCGTCGCGTTCGCCCCCGGAAGCGTCGTCAGGTCGACCGTCCGGTCGTCGACGTCTTTCTCGACCCAGCCGCCCGACTCGCCGCCGCGCTGGAGTCCGACGTTCGTCACCGTGACGTTGAGGTGCGCGAAGTCGTCCATGGCGTTCTGCTCGTCGCTGAGGTAGAAGTCCATCGAGGACTGGCCCGAGTTCGAGGAACCGGACTCGCCGCGGTCGGAGTCGTCCGCGTCCTCGGTGTGGGCAGCGTCCTCGGTATCGTCGGCGTCGTCAGCGTCGTCGCCGGCGGCGTCATCGCCCTCGGAGTCCTCGCGTTCGTCGTTCCCCTCGCCGCGGTCGTCGACGTCGCGGATCTCGACCTCGTCGCCCGTGCCGGATTCGCCGGCGACGGGTTTGAGGATGTAGCCGTTGGGGCCGCGCTCGAACACGGTCACGTCGAAGACGAAGTCCACTTCCTCGCCGTTGCCGACGGTGAACTCCGTGTTCAGCTGGAGCTTGTTCGACGGCAGCTTCACGTCCGCCGAGGAGCCGTCGGTAAGCGTCCCGTCTACCGACTCGACCTCGACGAAGACCTTCGTGTACGTGCCGTTCGGAACCGGGACGGACCCGAGTCTGGAGGCGTTCGCGCCCTGTAGCTCGGTCAGATCGACGGTGACGTTGTCGACCTCGTAGGTCACCTGCTCGCCGTCGTCGTCCTCCGCGTCGTCGGCAGCGTCGGACTCGGGCGTCTCGGTCGGCTCCGCGGTCTCCGTCCCGTTCTCGTCGTCCGCGTCGTCGCTATCGTCCGCCCCGTCGGCGTCGTCCGCCCGAACGAGCGTGACCTCGGTGATCGTGACGTTCAGGTGTTCGAACTGGTCGATCGCGTTCTGCTGGTCGCTGATGTAGAAGTTGACGGTCCCCCCGTCGTCCCCGCCGTCGGCGGTCCCGGCGTCGCCCCCGGAGGGAACGCCGCCCGCACAGCCGGCGAGGACCAACATCAGGGCCGCGGCGACGGCGGCCCACCCGGTCGTGTGTCGTGACATCGTACACGGTCGTACCGGCGGCGACCACATATACGGAGCCGGCCACGAACCCGGATTCGTCCGGGATTCAGCCGAATTAATTCCCGGGATCCGCCAGACACCGTCGCGTCCGCGGTTGCGGGGTCGAGGGGGACGGAACGGGCCCGGCGGCCACACGCCGCTTCGACAGCGTTTCACCGTGGGCACCACCACTCCCGGGTATGATACGGGTCACCTTCCTCGGGACGAGCGGCGCGGTGCCGACGGTGGAGCGCGCGCCCAGCGCGCTGTACCTGAACCGCGAGGGCGACGAGTTCCTCCTCGACTGCGGGGAGGGGACCCAGCGCCAGATGATGCGCTTCGGCACCGGCTTCGGCTTCTCGCACCTGTTCGTGACCCACCTCCACGGCGATCACGTGCTCGGGATCCCGGGGCTGATCCAGAGCCTCGATTTCAACGACCGCGAGGCGCCGCTGGCGATCCACGGGCCGCCAGGGTCGAAGCGCCACCTCAAGGGGCTGGTCCACGCCGCCGGCCACGACCCGAGCTTCCCGGTGACCGTCCACGAGGAGCGCCCCGGGTCGGTCGCGCTCGACCGGGAGGAGTACGAGATCCGGACGTTCGAGACGGAGCACCGAACCTCCTCGGTCGGCTACGCGCTCGTCGAGGAGGACCGGAAGGGCCGGTTCGACCGCGAGAAGGCCGAGGAGGAGCTCGGCGTCCCGCCGGGGCCGGCCTACGGGAAGCTCCACGAGGGCGAGTCCGTCGAGTTGGACGACGGCCGCGTCATCGAGCCCGAACAGGTGGTCGGACCGCCCCGCCCCGGCCGTCGGGTCGTCTACACCGGCGACACCCGGCCCGTCGACGCGACCGTCGAGGCCGCCGAGGATGCTGACCTGCTCGTCCATGACGCCACGTTCCTCGACGAGGACGCCGACCGCGCACGCGAGACCGCCCACTCGACGGCCGTCGAGGCCGCCCAGATCGCGCGACGTGCGGGTGCCAAGCGGCTCGCGCTCACGCACCTCTCCTCGCGGTACGCGGGGCGGGCCAACCGGCTGGAGCGGGAGGCCGCCGGCGTCTTCGACGGCGAGGTGTTCTTCCCCGACGACGGCACCCGGATCGAAGTGCCGTACCCCGACGCGGACGGGGAGTGACCGGCGGCGACGACGAGCGACCGGCGCGGAGTTTTTACGCGACAGCCGCCAAGGCGCGGCCGTGAACGCCCGGACGAGCGCGCTCGACTCCGTCGTGTTCGGGGTCGACATCCAGAGCGGCGACATCCGGGGGGACGCCCCCTCCTACGCGCTCGTCGTCTTCGACGGCGAGTCGATCGAGCGGGACGTCGTCTCCCACCGCAAGCTCCGCCGGCGGATCGAGGCCGACGAGCCCGCCGTCGTCGCCACCGACAACGCCTACGAACTCGCCGCGGACAAGGACGACCTCGTCCGGTTCCTGCGGGCGCTCCCCCACGAAACGTCGCTCGTGCAGGTGACCGGCGCCGAACGGCCCGAGCCGCTCTCGCGGGTCGCCTCCCGCCACGGCGTCCCGTACGGGAAGAAACCGATGAAGGAGGCCGAGGCGAGCGCCCGCCTCGCGGCCGCGAACGTCGGCTACGAGGTGACCGCCTTCACCGACACGACGACGGTGAAGGTGTCCCGCGGGCGCTCGACGGGCAAGGGCGGCTGGAGTCAGGACCGCTACACTCGACGGATCCACGGCAACGTGAAGCGGCGCGCCCGGGAGGTCGAGTCGGCGTTGGACGACGCGGGGCTCGATTACGAGGTCGACATCACGGAGAAGTACGGCGGCTACCAGAACGCCGTCTTCTCCGTGTCGGCGCGGCCGCAGGACATCCCGGTGAGCGCCCATCGCTCCGGCGACACCCGCGTCGAGATCGAGCGCGAGCGCCGCGACGGCATCGAGTTCGAGCCGCTCGTCAAGCGTCGCGACCGCGTGATCGTCGGCATCGACCCCGGCACCACGACCGCGGCGGCCGTCGTCGGCCTCGACGGCACGGTCTTCGACGTGCACTCGACGCGGACCGCCGACACCGCCGACGTGATCGAGTGGCTGATCGAGCGCGGGCGCCCGGTCATCGTCGCCGCCGACGTGACGCCGATGCCCGAGACGGTCGAGCGGTTCCGTCGGAGCTTCGACGCCGCCGGCTGGACGCCCAACAGCGACCTCCCGGTCGACGAGAAGCTCCATCGCACGCGCGAAGAGGCGTACGACAACGACCACGAGCGCGACGCCCTCGCGGCCGCCCTCTTCGCCTTCGACGACCACGAGGACCAGTTCGAGCGCGTCGGCCGGCAGACCCCCGCGGGGATCGACCGTGCCGAGGTGATCGCCCGCGTCGTCGCCGACGAGCAGTCCGTCGAGGGTGCGCTGTCGGACCTGCGCGACGACGACGGCGAGGAGACCGAGGAGTCCGGGCCGGAGCCGCGCGAACTCACCGACGACGAACGGCGTATCCGGGACCTGGAGTCGCAGGTCGACCGCCTCCAGTCGCACGTCGAGGACCTCAAGGACGAACTCGACGAGAAGGACGACGAGATCGAGGAGCTGGAGGAGGAGCTGTCGGACGCACGTCGCGAGGAGCGGCTGGAGGCCCGGCGCGACCGCGAGGTCACGCGGATCCGGCGCGAGAACAGCCGCCTGGAGCGCGAGCGCGACGAGGCCGAGGAGACGGTCGAGGAGCTGGAGGAGAAGCTCGCGCGCATGAAGACGCTGTGGAAGCTGGATCACGACAACTTCGCGGACGTTTCGGAGGGACGCGACCTGGTGGCCGTGAAGGCGGTCGAGCAGTTCACGAAGCGCGCGATCGAGCACGCCGACGAGCAGTACGGGCTCGCCGCCGGCGACGTGGTGTACCTCCGCGACGCCTCCGGCGCCGGGCGCACCACGGCCGAGCGACTCGCGGAGACGGAGCCGCGGGTGATCCTCCGGAACGGGGGACTCTCGGACATCGCCGAGGAGGTGCTGTTCGAACACGAGATCCCCGTCGGTCCGGCGGACGACGTGACGCTGCAGGAGGTCGACGAGCTGGCGGTCGCCCGCGAGAGCGACGTGGAGGCGGTGATCGACGACTGGGAGGATCGGGCCGCGGCGCGCGAGCGCGAGCAGACCGAGGAGATGGTGGACGAGATCATCTCCGAGCATCGGGCAGGCGAGGCCGAGCGAACGTAGTGAGCGAGGCCTCGGACGATCGGCGGCGAGGTGGGATCGGTCGAACACAGTGAGACCGCCTCGCCCGAGCCGCCCACGAAGCGAGCGGTGCGGAGTGAGCGAAGCGAACGACGCGCCGGAGCACGGCGGCGAGGTCCGAAGGGCCGAGCCGCCCAAAAACGAGCGAGGCCTCGATACGTGAACGGCGAACGGAGTGAGCCGTGAGCGTGAGCCACGCGGAGTGAGCGAATAGCGACCGAACGGACGTAGTGAGCGACGACGCAACGAATGTCGGAGATATGAAACGGATCGCGTGTACCGGAGGCGAGTACCTGCGAGCAGCGCCGTCGGAAACCGCCGTTCCGTCCGAAGCGACGGGGTTGCGGACCCGGACCCGAAACGTGCCGCCGGCCTGCCGAGCGCGCGGCGGCGGCGGCCGCTACCGGCACCGATGACCGTCGAAGTCCGACTGGTGTCCGTCGTTCGTCATCCGTCCGTCAGTCAGAAGTCATACAACATAAAACAGATTTTTCATTGTGACATATCGCGAAGTTGTTTGCTCGATCCCCGCGTACCCCTCCGTTTCGGGTGGAGTGCGACTCGTTACCACGAATCGAGTGATCGTTTCGACGACCGACCCGGCGGACGTGTCAATTGACGCGCGTTACCTCGTAGCCGCGGTCGCGGATCGCATCGAGGAGCTGGCCGGCGTGCTCGCGGCCCGCCGCCGCGACCTCGAACACGAGGTACGCCTCGCCAACGCGGAGGTCCTCGACCGCGCGGTCGTGGCGGACGTGGCGGACGTTGGCGCCGCGATCGGCGAGAACGGTCGACAGCGTCGACAGCTCGCCGGGTTCGTCCTCGATTCGGACGCGCAGCCGGAGGAGCTGGTCGCGGTCGGTCATCGCGTGTTCGAGCACGGTGTCGAGCATCGACATGTCGATGTTGCCGCCGCACAGCAGCGGGACGACCGTCTCGTCGGTCACGTCGATGCGTCCCGACAGCAGGCCGGCGACGCTGGCGGCGCCGGCGCCCTCGACGAGCTGTTTGGCGCGCTGGAGCAACGTGAGGACGGCGTGGGCGATCTCGTCGTCGCTGACGGTGACGACCTCGTCGACGTGGCGCTCGATGAGCTCGTAGGTGAGGTCGGCGACGCCGCCGGTGGCGATGCCGTCGGCGATGGTCCGCGTGTGCTCGCGGTCGACCGGCTCGCCCTTGTCGAGGCTCTCGGGCACCGTCGCGGCCTCCTCGGCCTGGACGCCGACGACGCGGACCTCGGGGGCGACGGCCGCGAGCGCGGTGGCGATCCCCGCGATGAGGCCGCCGCCGCCGATGGGGACGATCACGGTGTCGAGGTCGGGGACCTGTTCCGCGAGTTCGAGGCCGAGCGTGCCCTGCCCGGCGACGATGGCGGGGTCGTCGTACGCGTGGACGAAGACGGACCCGGGCTCCGACGCGAGGTCGCGGGCGTGCGCGACCGCCTCCTGGAACTCCCGGCCGCGGAGGACGACCTCCGCGCCGTAGCCGCGGGTGGCGTCGACCTTCGCCTGGGGGGCGTCCTCGGGCATCACGACCGTCGCCGGGATCCCGGCGTTCGAGGCCGCGAGCGCGACGCCCTGGGCGTGGTTGCCGGCGCTGGCGGCGACGACGCGCTCGGTGTCGCCCCCGTCCGCGATCTCGGCGATCTTCGTCGAGGCGCCGCGGGTCTTGAACGAGCCCGTGCGCTGGAGGTGCTCCATCTTGAGGCGCACGTCCGCGCCGCTCATCTCCGAGAGCGACCGGGAGCGCTCGACGGGCGTCTCGCGGACGATGTCGGGGTCGAACCGCTCGCGCGCCCGCCGGATGTCGGTGACAGTGACGGGATCGGACATAGCTGGTTGACGGGGCGTCTCCGTGAGTGTGCAAAAGTTGCGTGGATCGGTGGCCGCCGATCGCCGACGACCCGCCCGGCGCCGCCGAGGCCGCCCTCCCGGAGCCGTCGCCCGGTCGTCCGGTCGGAGGTCAGACCGCGCGGGATCCGACGAGCGGCTCACAGCCCGAACATCCAATACCCGCGTTCACACACCACACGGTATGAACGCCGTCGTGGTCGGCGGGGGAATCGTCGGCGTCGCCAGCGCGTACGAGCTCGCCGCCCGCGGCGCCGACGTGACGCTTCTCGAACGGGGGAGCCTCGGCGCCGGCAGCACCGACCGCGCGCTCGGCGGCATCCGTGCGCAGTTCTCCACCCGGGTCAACGTCGAGCTCTCCGTCGCCTCGATCGAGGTGTGGGACGCCTTCGAGGAGCGGTTCGGCGTCGACATCGACCGCCGGCGGACGGGCTACCTCTTTTGGACCCGCGACGGCGACACCGCCGACGCCTTCGCCGAGCAGGTCGCCATGCAACGCGAGTACGGCGTAGAGAGCCGGACGGTCTCCCTCGAGGAGGCCGCCGAGTTGTGTCCCGGGCTCCGCCCCGAGGAGTTCGTCGCCGGCACCTACTGCCCGGACGACAGCTTCGCCGACCCGCACCTCGCGCTCCAGGGGTACGCCGGCGCCGCCCGCGAGGCGGGCGTCGAGATCCGGACGAACACGCCCGTCGCGGGACTGGATCCCCGGGAGTCTGGCGTCCGGGTCGAACTCGCGGACGACGACGCCGACACCCTCACTGCAGACTCCGTCGTCAACGCCGCCGGCGCGTGGGCGCCGCGGCTGGCCGAGACCGCCGGCTACGACCTCCCCATCGTCCCGCACCGCCGCCAGACGGCCGTCGTCGAGCCCGAGCGACCGGTTCCGGGATCGGACCCGCTGGTCATCGACGCCGACACGACCGCGCACTTCCGGCCCGAGCGGGACGGGCGCGCGCTCGTCGGCGGCCACTTCGCGGAGACCGACCCGGTCGTGAGCGATCCGGATCGTTTCTCTGAGACGCCCGACACCGACTGGGCCGTCGAGGCGATCGAGCGCGTCGGCGCGTTCGCGGACTACTTCGGCCCCGAGAGCCGCCTCGCTGGCGGCTGGACCGGCCTATACGCGGTGACGCCCGACCATCACGCGATCGTCGAGGAGTCCGTGCCGGGCGTCGTCACCGCCGCCGGCTTCTCGGGCCACGGCTTCCAGCACGCGCCGGCGACGGCGCAGGTCGTCGCCGAGCTGGTGCTGGACGGCGAGGCGTCCACGGTCGACGTGTCCGGGCTCGGACGCGACCGGTTCGAGGACGGGGACCTCCTCGTCGAGCAGAACGTGGCGTAACGCGGCGCGCGGGCACGGCCACGGGTTGGGGTGGGGGTGGGGTTGGGGTTGGGGTGGGGGTGGGGTTGGGGTGGGGGTGGGGATACAGGAACAAGCCAGTCGAGGAAGTCGCAGGGGCGGCTACCTCATGTGGCGAGCCGAGTCGGTCGTGCTCGCTGGCCCGGTTCGCAGTCTTAGCTCCGGTTCGGCTCCCCGATCGCGTCGTCGAACTCCGTCAACTCCGAACGGGGCTCGTCATCGGACTCAGACCGGTCGTCACGGAGCGTCGTCGGGTCGCCTGCTCGCGCCGGCGTCGAGTTCGGCCCGTCGAACTCCTCGTTGAGGAGCGCGCCGACGAGGCCGCCGACGGCGCCGAGGGCGCCACCGTACAGCGCGCCGACCAGCAGGAGCACGAGGAACAGGGCGAACGCGACGAGCAGCCCCGAGCGCTGGCCGGGGCCGACGATGACGAAAACCGACGCGATCAGCGTCGCGACGACGGCGCCCGGAACCGCGGCCAGCAGACCCGAGAGCCCGCCGACTTTCGCGCCCTCCGTCCGGTCGGGGCCGTGGAGGTAGCCGGCGACGCCCCCGCCGATCACCGGGGAGAACGGCAGGAAGAACGTCACGAGCGAGACCGCGGCGCCGATAGCCGCGTGCTTCAGGGCGGTCGTGTTGGATGAGGACATGTCCGGTAGTTCGGTCGCCGATCGAATAAATAGCGCTGCGTGCAGAGCTATCACTCCGCAGCGACCGAACGCTTTAGTCGACCCCGGTCCGTCTCCCCGATATGGCGACCGGACCCGCCGCGACGACGCAGGCACCGCACCCGACCACCGACGGGGACGGGTCCGGCTTCTTCTTCCCGCGCCGCTGACCCCGGCGGAACGCGGGGGCGACCGAGGGGTCGCCGCCGCGTGAAACCGACCCGGGTCGCTGCTGCGGGCATCGCCCGGCCCACGCCCGAGGGCGCGAGGCCGGAACGACACGACTAACCACCGACCGATCGGACACGAACACAACCGAATGCGACTCCCACAGGCGCAGGTCGCGTTGCTGGAGGCCGCCAGCGCGACCGACGCGAAGACGATCGAACAGCTCGCAGCCGAGACGGACCTGAAGCCCGAGACGGTCACTCGTGCCGCCTTCGACCTCCGCGACGAGGGGCTCGTCGCCGTCGACGAGCGCGTCGAGGAGTCTGCGACGCTCACCGACGAGGGCGAGACCTACCGGAGCGAGGGGCTCCCCGAGGTCCGCCTGTTCCGCGCCGCCCGCGACGCCGGCGGCGACGTGGGAATGGGCGAGGCGATCGGCGCCGCGGGGTTGGAGGGTCCCGAGGTCGACATCGCGCTCGCCAACTACGCCCGCAAGGGGTACGGCGTCGTCGACTCCGGGCAGGTCTCGGCGAACGATGACGCCGATCCGGACGACGACGACGAGGCCGCCGCGCTCGACGCGCTCGCTGCGGGCGAGGCAGTCGACGACGCGGCCCTGCTCGACCGGCTGGAGAGCCGCGGGCTCGTCGAGCTCGACGAGCGCACCGTCCGCTCCGTCACGCTCACCGACGACGGCGTGGACGCGCTGATGGCCGGCGTCGAGACCGCCGAGACCGTCGACCGGCTCACACCCGAACTGCTCACGAGCGGCGAGTGGGCGGACGTGGAGTTCGCCGAGTACAACGTCGAGGCGGACGCGCCGGCCGTCGAGGGGGGCCGCGAGCACGTCCTCCGCGGCATGTCCGAGCGCGTGAAGGACGTGCTGGTGGGGATGGGTTTCCAGGAGATGGACGGCCCGCACGCCGACGCGGACTTCTGGATCAACGACTGCCTGTTCATGCCGCAGGACCACCCGGCGCGCACCCACTGGGACCGCTTCGCGCTCGACGTGCCGCCGGTGGCCGACCTCCCCGAGGGGCTGGTCGACCGCGTCGAGGCGGCCCACCGCGACGGCGTCGGCGAGGACGGCGACGGCTACCACTCGCCGTGGTCGGAGGACTTCGCGCGGGCGATCGCCCTGCGCGGGCACACCACCTCGCTGTCGATGCGCTACCTCTCCGGCTACGCGGACGCGGACCTGGAGCCGCCGAAGCGGTACTTCTCCGTCCAGAAGGCGTACCGCAACGACACCCTCGACGCGACCCACCTGCTCGAGTTCTACCAGATCGAGGGATGGGTGATGGCCGAGGACCTCTCGGTGCGCGACCTCATGGGTACCTTCGAGGAGTTCTACCGGCAGTTCGGGATCGAGGAGATCCGCTTCAAGCCGCACTACAACCCCTACACGGAGCCCAGCTTCGAGCTGTTCGGCGAGCACCC
This genomic stretch from Halobaculum roseum harbors:
- the rnz gene encoding ribonuclease Z — its product is MRVTFLGTSGAVPTVERAPSALYLNREGDEFLLDCGEGTQRQMMRFGTGFGFSHLFVTHLHGDHVLGIPGLIQSLDFNDREAPLAIHGPPGSKRHLKGLVHAAGHDPSFPVTVHEERPGSVALDREEYEIRTFETEHRTSSVGYALVEEDRKGRFDREKAEEELGVPPGPAYGKLHEGESVELDDGRVIEPEQVVGPPRPGRRVVYTGDTRPVDATVEAAEDADLLVHDATFLDEDADRARETAHSTAVEAAQIARRAGAKRLALTHLSSRYAGRANRLEREAAGVFDGEVFFPDDGTRIEVPYPDADGE
- a CDS encoding DUF460 domain-containing protein; the encoded protein is MNARTSALDSVVFGVDIQSGDIRGDAPSYALVVFDGESIERDVVSHRKLRRRIEADEPAVVATDNAYELAADKDDLVRFLRALPHETSLVQVTGAERPEPLSRVASRHGVPYGKKPMKEAEASARLAAANVGYEVTAFTDTTTVKVSRGRSTGKGGWSQDRYTRRIHGNVKRRAREVESALDDAGLDYEVDITEKYGGYQNAVFSVSARPQDIPVSAHRSGDTRVEIERERRDGIEFEPLVKRRDRVIVGIDPGTTTAAAVVGLDGTVFDVHSTRTADTADVIEWLIERGRPVIVAADVTPMPETVERFRRSFDAAGWTPNSDLPVDEKLHRTREEAYDNDHERDALAAALFAFDDHEDQFERVGRQTPAGIDRAEVIARVVADEQSVEGALSDLRDDDGEETEESGPEPRELTDDERRIRDLESQVDRLQSHVEDLKDELDEKDDEIEELEEELSDARREERLEARRDREVTRIRRENSRLERERDEAEETVEELEEKLARMKTLWKLDHDNFADVSEGRDLVAVKAVEQFTKRAIEHADEQYGLAAGDVVYLRDASGAGRTTAERLAETEPRVILRNGGLSDIAEEVLFEHEIPVGPADDVTLQEVDELAVARESDVEAVIDDWEDRAAAREREQTEEMVDEIISEHRAGEAERT
- a CDS encoding NAD(P)/FAD-dependent oxidoreductase, with the translated sequence MNAVVVGGGIVGVASAYELAARGADVTLLERGSLGAGSTDRALGGIRAQFSTRVNVELSVASIEVWDAFEERFGVDIDRRRTGYLFWTRDGDTADAFAEQVAMQREYGVESRTVSLEEAAELCPGLRPEEFVAGTYCPDDSFADPHLALQGYAGAAREAGVEIRTNTPVAGLDPRESGVRVELADDDADTLTADSVVNAAGAWAPRLAETAGYDLPIVPHRRQTAVVEPERPVPGSDPLVIDADTTAHFRPERDGRALVGGHFAETDPVVSDPDRFSETPDTDWAVEAIERVGAFADYFGPESRLAGGWTGLYAVTPDHHAIVEESVPGVVTAAGFSGHGFQHAPATAQVVAELVLDGEASTVDVSGLGRDRFEDGDLLVEQNVA
- a CDS encoding DUF4382 domain-containing protein, with the protein product MSRHTTGWAAVAAALMLVLAGCAGGVPSGGDAGTADGGDDGGTVNFYISDQQNAIDQFEHLNVTITEVTLVRADDADGADDSDDADDENGTETAEPTETPESDAADDAEDDDGEQVTYEVDNVTVDLTELQGANASRLGSVPVPNGTYTKVFVEVESVDGTLTDGSSADVKLPSNKLQLNTEFTVGNGEEVDFVFDVTVFERGPNGYILKPVAGESGTGDEVEIRDVDDRGEGNDEREDSEGDDAAGDDADDADDTEDAAHTEDADDSDRGESGSSNSGQSSMDFYLSDEQNAMDDFAHLNVTVTNVGLQRGGESGGWVEKDVDDRTVDLTTLPGANATRLGTFGVENGTYTKVFVYVDGIDATLENGDSANVKLPSNKLQLNKEFTVGDGEEVDFVYDMSVFKAGNSGKYILKPVVGESGTGDEVPIEDVDETDSDDGDEETELPALNATFVGNVSAGENATVEVTRNGSAVENATVEVTQEIDGEETTETYSTDANGRVTFAVDANATELSAEATAGDDGEAELEREFETEEDDSDEGEEGSESAELNAAFVGNVSAGENATVEATRNGSAVEDATVEVTQEIDGEETTETYSTDANGSVTFAVDANATELTVEIEAGDDESELDHEFESNEGDEANGDDDAGNGNAALRAAGF
- a CDS encoding phenylalanine--tRNA ligase subunit alpha; translated protein: MRLPQAQVALLEAASATDAKTIEQLAAETDLKPETVTRAAFDLRDEGLVAVDERVEESATLTDEGETYRSEGLPEVRLFRAARDAGGDVGMGEAIGAAGLEGPEVDIALANYARKGYGVVDSGQVSANDDADPDDDDEAAALDALAAGEAVDDAALLDRLESRGLVELDERTVRSVTLTDDGVDALMAGVETAETVDRLTPELLTSGEWADVEFAEYNVEADAPAVEGGREHVLRGMSERVKDVLVGMGFQEMDGPHADADFWINDCLFMPQDHPARTHWDRFALDVPPVADLPEGLVDRVEAAHRDGVGEDGDGYHSPWSEDFARAIALRGHTTSLSMRYLSGYADADLEPPKRYFSVQKAYRNDTLDATHLLEFYQIEGWVMAEDLSVRDLMGTFEEFYRQFGIEEIRFKPHYNPYTEPSFELFGEHPETGEEIEIGNSGMFRDEVLDPLGIDCDVMAWGLALERLAMLTTGAEDIRDLHGTLADLEFLRNAEVTY
- a CDS encoding DUF5518 domain-containing protein; amino-acid sequence: MSSSNTTALKHAAIGAAVSLVTFFLPFSPVIGGGVAGYLHGPDRTEGAKVGGLSGLLAAVPGAVVATLIASVFVIVGPGQRSGLLVAFALFLVLLLVGALYGGALGAVGGLVGALLNEEFDGPNSTPARAGDPTTLRDDRSESDDEPRSELTEFDDAIGEPNRS
- the ilvA gene encoding threonine ammonia-lyase, with protein sequence MSDPVTVTDIRRARERFDPDIVRETPVERSRSLSEMSGADVRLKMEHLQRTGSFKTRGASTKIAEIADGGDTERVVAASAGNHAQGVALAASNAGIPATVVMPEDAPQAKVDATRGYGAEVVLRGREFQEAVAHARDLASEPGSVFVHAYDDPAIVAGQGTLGLELAEQVPDLDTVIVPIGGGGLIAGIATALAAVAPEVRVVGVQAEEAATVPESLDKGEPVDREHTRTIADGIATGGVADLTYELIERHVDEVVTVSDDEIAHAVLTLLQRAKQLVEGAGAASVAGLLSGRIDVTDETVVPLLCGGNIDMSMLDTVLEHAMTDRDQLLRLRVRIEDEPGELSTLSTVLADRGANVRHVRHDRAVEDLRVGEAYLVFEVAAAGREHAGQLLDAIRDRGYEVTRVN